The proteins below come from a single Prolixibacter sp. NT017 genomic window:
- a CDS encoding pitrilysin family protein, producing MKKLILGLLTIFLAMGSYAQVPDLKAKIPFDPKTDKGVLKNGLTYYVRANHTPKNRAELMLVVSAGSILEDDDQQGLAHFCEHMSFNGTKNFPKNELVNYFESIGMEFGPEINAYTGFDQTVYMLKVPLDSAKYMNKGLQVLYDWASQVTDSNDEINKERGVIHEEWRGGQGAQQRMMKQWLPVFFKDSHYADRLPIGKMSVVDSCPPSAVRRFRNDWYRPDLQAVIVVGDFDQKKMVQEVKEKFSQIPIHKNERKKPSYDVPFQKGTLIKVVTDPEATYSSANLYIKHPMELDTTVGGYREMMMHSLYNSMINARLSEIAQKENPPFVFARSSYGGLVGPVDVYSSMVVTHPGKIPEGLKAVLIENQRVKDYGFTESELKRAKASMMSSMETAYNDRDKRQSISIANEYSRNFLERKEPVPGLDKEYQYYKELMPTITLADVDALAKKWLTPDNRVVIITAPDVKGVPVPTNDDVKKLLAEVDTAKIKPYKDQVSDAPLMPEQPTPGKIVSEKKIPEVNAEEWTLSNGAKVILKKTDFKDDEILFSAYGPGGYSVYSPSDDVSTDFAATIMQMSGLSDFTAPELDKKLAGKVANVDPFIRQITQGFQGSSSKKDVETLMKLVNLYFTHPRVDQSAFNSFMTRMESQLDNRKASPEAAFSDTFRVVASNYSPWVRPLTKQTLKEANFDRIKAIDKDRFSNAGDFKFIFVGNIDFDKMKPLVETYLASLPTTGKTDHWKDLGIRPPKGAVEKKVYKGTEPKSIQYIQFHGKLNYDTKDIVELDALAKILTTRLLESIREDKSSVYYIGAQPSFNKLPEPEYTMTIYYGTAPEKIDTLKTAVFDEIKDLLKNGPSQEEVHKAMEKMLRERETNLRENSYWLSALKSYYLNHDGDFSTFNQFNTEVNALNPKELQKAAKWVWDFNNYISVALLPEKGTKDK from the coding sequence GTCTGTTGACCATTTTTTTGGCGATGGGTTCTTATGCCCAGGTGCCGGATTTAAAAGCTAAAATTCCTTTTGATCCGAAGACGGACAAAGGTGTATTGAAAAACGGACTAACCTATTATGTTCGGGCCAACCACACCCCGAAAAACCGTGCAGAATTGATGCTGGTTGTATCAGCCGGCTCCATTCTCGAAGATGACGACCAACAGGGACTCGCCCACTTTTGCGAGCACATGAGCTTCAACGGGACCAAAAATTTCCCCAAAAATGAGCTCGTGAATTATTTCGAATCCATCGGTATGGAATTCGGACCGGAAATCAATGCTTACACCGGCTTCGACCAGACTGTGTACATGTTGAAAGTACCACTCGACAGCGCTAAATATATGAACAAAGGCCTGCAGGTTCTTTACGACTGGGCTTCCCAGGTGACCGATTCGAACGACGAAATTAACAAAGAACGTGGTGTCATTCACGAAGAGTGGCGCGGCGGACAAGGTGCACAGCAGCGCATGATGAAACAGTGGCTGCCGGTGTTCTTCAAAGATTCACATTATGCCGACCGTTTACCTATCGGGAAAATGTCGGTCGTCGACAGTTGTCCTCCGTCAGCTGTTCGTCGTTTCCGCAACGACTGGTATCGTCCCGATCTGCAAGCTGTCATTGTTGTGGGCGATTTCGACCAGAAAAAAATGGTTCAGGAGGTAAAAGAGAAATTCTCTCAAATTCCGATTCACAAAAACGAACGCAAAAAGCCTTCATACGATGTTCCTTTCCAAAAAGGTACCCTCATCAAAGTCGTCACCGACCCCGAAGCAACCTATTCTTCAGCTAATTTGTACATCAAGCATCCCATGGAGCTCGACACAACCGTTGGTGGCTACCGCGAAATGATGATGCACAGCCTGTACAACAGCATGATCAATGCTCGTTTGTCGGAAATTGCGCAAAAAGAAAATCCTCCGTTTGTATTTGCACGCTCCAGCTATGGCGGCTTGGTCGGCCCGGTGGATGTTTATTCCTCCATGGTCGTTACCCATCCGGGAAAAATTCCGGAAGGATTGAAAGCCGTGCTTATCGAGAACCAGCGAGTGAAAGATTATGGCTTTACCGAAAGTGAATTGAAGCGTGCAAAAGCGTCGATGATGAGCTCGATGGAAACCGCTTACAACGATCGTGACAAACGCCAATCTATCAGTATTGCCAACGAATACAGCCGCAACTTTCTGGAGCGGAAAGAGCCCGTTCCGGGACTTGACAAGGAGTATCAGTATTATAAGGAATTGATGCCAACCATTACCCTGGCTGACGTGGACGCCCTTGCGAAAAAATGGTTGACACCGGATAACCGCGTGGTAATTATCACCGCTCCGGACGTGAAAGGCGTTCCGGTTCCGACCAACGACGATGTCAAAAAGCTTCTGGCGGAAGTAGACACGGCTAAAATCAAGCCATATAAAGATCAGGTTTCCGATGCACCGCTGATGCCTGAACAACCAACTCCTGGTAAGATTGTCAGCGAGAAGAAAATTCCGGAAGTAAATGCAGAAGAGTGGACACTTTCCAATGGTGCCAAAGTCATTCTGAAGAAAACGGATTTCAAAGATGACGAAATTCTTTTCTCAGCTTACGGACCGGGTGGATATTCGGTTTACTCGCCATCGGACGACGTTTCCACTGATTTTGCAGCTACCATCATGCAGATGAGCGGACTTTCTGACTTTACGGCTCCCGAGCTGGACAAAAAACTGGCCGGCAAAGTAGCAAATGTCGATCCGTTTATCCGCCAGATTACTCAAGGGTTCCAGGGGTCTTCTTCGAAAAAGGATGTTGAAACGCTGATGAAACTGGTGAACCTCTATTTCACTCATCCGCGCGTTGACCAATCGGCCTTCAACTCTTTCATGACCCGGATGGAGAGTCAGCTCGACAACCGGAAAGCTTCTCCGGAAGCGGCCTTCTCCGATACCTTCCGCGTGGTTGCCAGCAATTACAGTCCGTGGGTTCGTCCTTTGACAAAACAAACCCTGAAAGAGGCGAATTTCGATCGCATCAAGGCTATCGATAAAGACCGGTTTTCCAATGCAGGCGATTTCAAATTCATCTTTGTTGGTAACATCGACTTCGACAAAATGAAACCGCTGGTAGAAACTTACCTGGCTTCGTTGCCTACAACCGGTAAAACCGATCACTGGAAGGATTTGGGTATCCGTCCACCAAAAGGTGCTGTCGAAAAGAAAGTATATAAAGGAACCGAACCGAAAAGTATTCAGTACATCCAATTCCATGGTAAGCTGAACTACGATACGAAAGACATCGTTGAACTCGACGCATTGGCTAAAATTCTCACCACCCGTTTGCTGGAAAGCATTCGCGAGGACAAATCCAGTGTATATTACATCGGAGCACAACCTTCGTTCAATAAACTTCCGGAACCGGAATATACCATGACGATTTATTATGGTACCGCTCCGGAGAAAATTGACACACTGAAAACAGCTGTTTTCGATGAAATCAAGGATCTGCTCAAAAATGGTCCGTCTCAGGAAGAAGTACACAAAGCAATGGAAAAGATGTTGCGTGAGCGTGAAACCAATCTCCGTGAAAACAGCTACTGGCTGAGCGCACTGAAATCGTACTACCTGAATCATGACGGTGATTTCTCAACCTTCAACCAGTTCAATACCGAGGTAAATGCCCTGAATCCAAAAGAATTGCAGAAGGCAGCCAAATGGGTTTGGGATTTCAACAACTACATAAGTGTTGCGTTGCTTCCTGAAAAAGGAACAAAAGACAAATAA
- a CDS encoding IS3 family transposase has translation MYPLVSKSVLCELFGFSRQAWYDSKKRHSVKQMQEVFILKQVKILRREHPRMGAEKLLLLLTSTLQEHNIKYGRDKFFNLLGEHGLLVRRRKRGPKTTNSNHFYRKYPNLIRDIELVSSGRLWVSDITYLRTEKGFVYLSLVTDAYSKKIVGWSLWPDLTSEGALNALRMAVAGEGVKPNLIHHSDRGIQYCCNDYVNYLKGAKINISMTENGDPYENAVAERVNGILKGEYSLQDTFADYHAALEAVKLAVYKYNHKRPHRSVDMMFPTDAHKQTGTLKKHWKKRSYPLKRESGDT, from the coding sequence ATGTACCCGTTGGTATCCAAATCGGTACTGTGTGAACTGTTTGGGTTTAGCCGCCAGGCCTGGTACGATAGCAAAAAGCGTCACTCAGTAAAACAAATGCAGGAGGTGTTCATTTTGAAGCAGGTAAAAATACTTCGCCGCGAACATCCCCGCATGGGAGCAGAGAAACTCCTTTTATTACTGACTTCCACACTACAGGAACACAACATCAAATACGGAAGAGACAAGTTTTTCAACCTGCTCGGGGAGCACGGTTTGTTGGTGCGGCGCCGTAAGCGGGGCCCGAAAACCACTAATTCGAACCATTTTTACCGTAAATATCCCAATCTAATCCGGGATATCGAACTGGTCAGTTCAGGCAGACTCTGGGTCAGTGATATTACTTACCTGCGAACCGAAAAAGGCTTTGTCTACCTGTCCCTGGTAACCGATGCCTATTCGAAGAAAATTGTCGGATGGAGCCTCTGGCCCGACCTGACCAGTGAAGGGGCCTTAAATGCCCTAAGAATGGCCGTTGCCGGCGAAGGTGTAAAGCCGAACCTGATTCATCACTCCGACAGGGGGATTCAGTATTGCTGCAATGATTACGTGAACTACCTGAAAGGAGCTAAAATCAACATATCTATGACTGAAAACGGAGACCCTTATGAAAATGCGGTAGCCGAACGTGTTAATGGTATTCTGAAGGGAGAGTACAGCTTACAGGACACTTTTGCCGATTATCACGCAGCCCTGGAAGCGGTAAAACTCGCTGTATACAAATACAATCATAAACGGCCGCATCGTAGTGTGGACATGATGTTCCCCACTGATGCACATAAGCAAACCGGAACATTAAAGAAACACTGGAAAAAGCGGTCCTATCCGTTGAAGCGTGAATCAGGTGATACATAA
- a CDS encoding nucleotidyltransferase family protein gives MKALIFAAGLGTRLRPLTDNKPKALVEVAGKTLLQRAIEKVSSAGFEEIVVNIHHFGDQIIDFLERNNNFGLDIRISDERDELLDTGGGILKARPLLEDSEPFLVYNVDVLCSLDLKKLLQWHKERKALATLVVRRRDTSRYLLFDEDMQLSGWTNIKTGEVKMARQTPKVEKFAFSGIHIIEPSVFPLITETGKFPIIHMYLRLAAQNAIYGFEDTSDLWMDLGKLEQLQVAEERLSE, from the coding sequence ATGAAAGCCCTGATTTTTGCAGCGGGTCTGGGAACCCGCCTTCGTCCGCTCACCGATAACAAGCCCAAAGCCTTGGTGGAAGTTGCCGGAAAAACTTTGCTTCAACGAGCCATCGAAAAGGTGAGTAGTGCCGGCTTTGAAGAGATTGTGGTGAACATTCATCATTTCGGCGACCAGATTATTGACTTCCTGGAAAGGAATAACAACTTTGGACTGGATATCCGAATTTCCGATGAGCGCGATGAATTGCTCGATACAGGCGGAGGCATACTGAAGGCCCGGCCGTTGCTGGAAGATTCGGAACCTTTCCTGGTGTACAATGTAGATGTATTGTGCTCCCTCGATTTGAAAAAGTTACTGCAATGGCACAAGGAACGTAAGGCGCTGGCTACATTAGTTGTTCGCAGGCGGGACACTTCTCGTTATTTGTTGTTCGATGAGGATATGCAATTGTCCGGTTGGACCAATATCAAAACCGGTGAAGTGAAAATGGCCCGGCAAACACCGAAAGTCGAAAAGTTCGCTTTTAGCGGCATTCATATCATCGAGCCTTCCGTTTTTCCCTTAATTACTGAAACGGGCAAATTTCCAATTATTCACATGTATTTGCGGTTAGCTGCGCAGAATGCCATTTATGGATTCGAAGATACTTCAGATTTGTGGATGGATTTGGGCAAACTGGAGCAGTTGCAGGTTGCCGAAGAAAGACTCTCAGAATAA
- a CDS encoding phosphotransferase encodes MKKTTQQHIIGLFEKTFGEKVTDIEVLPPSGSYREYCRLVSDKRNVIGAWNEDDKENRAFIEFSKALRTSGINAPEIYSEETEKHIYLQQDLGNTTLFQFLSDVREKDGFSEKIVDVYRKVVSQLPKVQIEAGKNIDYSYCYPRDAFDRQSMMWDLNYFKYYFLKLAKISFDEQSLEDDFQRFTDYLLEVERDFFLYRDFQSRNVMLMDGEPWFIDYQGGRKGALQYDLASLLYDSKADIPQPVRDELLEAYLDELEKYHPVNRKDFREYFYGYVLIRMMQSMGAYGFRGFYEKKEHFLKSIPYALENLVIVLDKFSFPIELPELEKVLRSLPESETLKKIASKQDEMTVRITSFSYKKGVPQDPSGNGGGYIFDCRAVHNPGRYDQYKTLTGKDPEVISFFEEESEMEDFLRPVFNLVDQSVEKYIERKFNHLMVSFGCTGGQHRSVYAAERLTEHLKNKYPVRVVTFHREQEAL; translated from the coding sequence TGAGAAAACGTTTGGCGAGAAAGTAACGGATATCGAGGTATTGCCACCTTCCGGTTCCTATCGGGAATATTGCCGGTTGGTTTCGGACAAACGTAACGTGATTGGTGCCTGGAATGAAGACGATAAAGAAAACCGGGCGTTTATCGAATTTTCGAAAGCGTTGCGGACAAGTGGTATCAATGCGCCGGAGATATACAGCGAGGAAACCGAAAAGCATATTTATCTGCAGCAGGATTTGGGGAATACCACCTTGTTCCAGTTTCTGAGTGATGTTCGTGAAAAAGATGGTTTTTCGGAGAAGATAGTCGATGTGTACCGCAAGGTGGTGTCGCAGTTGCCAAAAGTACAGATTGAGGCCGGGAAGAATATCGATTATAGCTATTGTTATCCGCGCGATGCATTCGATCGGCAATCGATGATGTGGGACCTGAACTACTTCAAGTATTATTTTCTGAAGTTGGCCAAGATTTCGTTCGACGAACAATCGCTGGAGGACGATTTTCAGCGTTTCACCGATTATTTGCTGGAGGTTGAAAGAGACTTTTTCCTCTATCGCGATTTCCAAAGTCGCAACGTGATGTTGATGGACGGCGAACCCTGGTTCATCGATTACCAGGGAGGACGAAAAGGAGCGTTGCAATACGATTTGGCATCATTGCTGTATGATTCGAAAGCCGACATTCCGCAACCGGTTCGAGATGAGTTACTGGAAGCATATCTCGATGAATTAGAAAAATATCATCCGGTTAACCGGAAAGATTTCCGTGAATATTTCTACGGCTACGTTTTGATTCGTATGATGCAGTCGATGGGGGCGTATGGATTCCGTGGATTTTATGAAAAGAAAGAGCACTTCCTGAAGAGTATCCCGTATGCGTTGGAGAACCTGGTGATTGTGCTCGATAAATTTTCGTTCCCAATTGAGTTGCCGGAACTGGAAAAGGTTCTCCGTTCGTTGCCGGAATCAGAAACACTGAAGAAGATTGCGTCGAAGCAGGATGAAATGACGGTTCGGATTACCAGCTTTTCATATAAGAAAGGAGTACCACAAGATCCTTCCGGGAACGGAGGCGGCTATATTTTTGACTGTCGCGCTGTGCACAATCCCGGTAGGTACGATCAATACAAAACCCTGACGGGAAAAGACCCGGAAGTCATTTCTTTCTTTGAAGAAGAATCGGAAATGGAAGATTTTCTCCGGCCTGTTTTCAATTTGGTCGATCAAAGCGTGGAGAAATATATCGAACGCAAGTTTAACCATCTGATGGTGAGTTTTGGGTGTACCGGAGGGCAGCATCGCTCGGTGTACGCGGCGGAACGGCTTACAGAACACCTGAAAAACAAATATCCGGTTCGTGTTGTTACTTTCCACAGAGAGCAGGAAGCTCTGTGA